Genomic DNA from Amycolatopsis alba DSM 44262:
GCGGAACTGCTGGCGAAGTACGCGCCGGAGTACCCGTGTGTGATCGGGCAGATGGCCGCCAACCTGCCGAAGATCGACAAGGCCCTCGGCAAGGGCACGGACCGGCCCGGTCTGCACGCGACCATCGAGATCACCGTCAACCGCGGGCCGTACCTGCCGGGCAAGGACGAGCCGAGGTTCGAGGACAAACGCGGTCCGCGCTGTTACGACCTGAAGCAGTTCCCGGACCCGTTCCCGCAGTACCCGCCGGACGGCCCGATCAAGGACGGCAGCACGGCCAAACCGCCGGCGCGGTCGGCCAACGACGGCCTTTCGCCCTCGAACGGCTACGCGAACATCGGCGGTTACAACGGCGGGGGAGCGCCCGGCGGTAGCCCGTCCTACAGCGCGTCCGAATCGGACTTCCTCTCGCAGCTGGTCGCCCCGCAGGTCGGCATGTCCGCCTCGGACGTGCCCGGCTGGGGTTCGCTGCTCGTCGGTCCGCTCTACCGGGGAGCGGAGGTGCACGTCCAGTGAGGGGATTGCTCGCGCCGCTGATCAAGCTCTGTGTCTTCGTCGTGGTCACCGTGCTGTTCACGACGATCCTCGGGATCAGCATCGCCAACATCAACACCACCAGCACCAACGCCTACAAGGCGCGGTTCAGCGACGCGACCCTGCTGCTGCCCAACGACGACGTCCGCATCGCGGGTGTCCGGGTCGGGCAGGTCAAGGACGTCCGCATCGTCGACCGCCGCCAGGCCGAGGTCGAGTTCGAAGTGGACGCCGGCCGCAAGCTGCCCGCCGGGGTCACCGCGCAGATCAAGTTCCGCAACCTGGTCGGCCAGCGCTACGTCTCGCTCGGACAGGGCACCGACTCCTCCGGGAAGAACCTGGCGCCCGGCGGCAACATCCCCCTGGAGCGGACCACGCCCGCGCTCGACCTGACGCAGCTGTTCAACGGGTTCAAGCCGCTGTTCACCGCGCTCAACCCGGACGACATCAACAAGCTGTCCTACGAGGTCATCCAGGTCCTGCAGGGCGAAGGTGGCACGATCGAGAGCCTGCTGAAGCACACTGCTTCGCTGGCCACCACGATCTCCGACAAGGACCAGGTGATCGGTGAGGTCATCGACAACCTGAACTCGGTCCTCGACACGGTCAACGCGCATACGCCGCAGCTGAACGACCTGATCGTCAAGCTGCAGCAGCTGGTCTCCGGCCTCGCCGCGGACCGCGAGCCGATCGGTGACGCCATCGACTCGCTCGGCACGCTCGCGCAGACCACGTCCGGCCTGCTCGGCGAGGCTCGCGAGCCGCTCAAGCAGGACATCGCTGCGCTCGGCACGCTGACGAAGAACCTCAACGACAGCCAGCCGATCGTCGAGCACTTCATCCAGTTCCTGCCGCAGAAGGTGACGGCGCTGACCCGCACGGCCGACTACGGCTCCTGGTTCAACTTCTTCGCCTGCGAGCTGAAGGGGGCCGTCGCCCTGCCTCCGCTGATCAACGCGCCGATCGATCTGCCGCTGCTGCCGGTGAACCGGGCGAGGTGCACGGCATGAAGTCGTTCCAGAAACGCAATCCGATCCCGATCGCGCTGGTCGGCATCTCGGTGCTGCTGCTCGGTTTCCTCGCCGCGCTCAACTCCGAGGACCTGCCGGTGATCGGCGGCGGCACCACCTACACCGCGGACTTCAGCGAGGCCTCCGGGCTGCAGCAGGACAACGACGTCCGGGTCGCCGGGGTGAAGGTCGGCAAGATCTCCGACATCAAGCTCGACGGCGACAAGGTTCGGGTCTCCTTCAAGGTCAAGGACGCCTGGCTGGGCGACAAGACCAGCGCGGCGATCAAGATCAAGACCGTGCTCGGCCAGAAGTACCTGGCGCTCGACCCGCAGGGCCAGCGCACGCTCGACCCGAGCGCGACCATCCCGCGTGAGCGCACAGCGTCGCCGTTCGACGTCCTCGACGCTTTCCGCGGGCTTTCGCAGACCGTCGACGACATCGACACGACGCAGCTCGCGAAGAGCTTCGACGTCATCACAGAGACCTTCGCCGACACCCCGGCCGACGTGAAGGGCGCCCTGAACGGCCTTTCGCGTCTCTCGGACACGATCGCCAAGCGTGACTCGCAGCTGTCGAGCCTGCTCGCGAACACGCGGCAGGTCTCGCAGACGCTCGTCGACCGCGACGCCGAGTTCCAGAAGCTCCTGGCCGACGGCAACAAGCTGCTCGGCGAGGTGTCCCGCCGCAAGGACGCGATCACCGCGCTGCTGGACGGTTCGCGCAACCTCGCCACCCAGCTCAAGGGCCTGGTCGACGACAACGACGCGCAGCTCGACCCGGTACTCACCCAGCTCGACCAGCTGACCTCGATGTTGCAGCGCAACCAGGACGCCCTCGGCCAGGGCGTCGCGCGGTTCGCGCCGTTCATCCGGGTGTTCACGAACACGATCGGCAACGGCCGCTGGTTCGACAACTACATCTGCGGACTGGTCCTGCCGTCGTTCGGGCCGATCAACGACAAGGGGTGCTACGAGAAATGAGTACCCGTCTCGGTTCCAGCCTCGCGCGCGGCTTCACCATCGCGATCGTGCTCGCGCTGGTCGTCGCCGGCGCGCTGTGGTGGACGCTCAAGGACGCCGGCCGCAACCACGTGACCGCCTACTTCGCCGGAGCTGTCGGCCTCTACGAGGGCAACAGCGTCCGCATGCTCGGCGTCGACATGGGCACGGTCACCAAGATCCAGCCGATGGGCAACCAGGTCCGCGTCGAACTCGAATACGACCGTTCGGTGGCGGTGCCCGCCGACGCGAAGGCGATCATCGTGTCGCCGTCGCTGGTCAGCGACCGATACGTGCAGCTGGCCCCGGCCTACAAGGGCGGCGCGCGGATCGCCGACGGCGCCGTCATCGGCCTCGACCGCACCGAGGTCCCCCTCGAAGTCGACGAACTCGCCGCCAGCCTGTCCAGGGTCAGCAAGTCGCTCGGGCCCAACGGCGCCAACAAGAACGGTTCGCTGTCGAACCTGCTCGACACCGCCGCGAAGAACTTCGACGGCAACGGGCAGGCGCTGCACGACACGATCACGAAGCTCGGCCAGGCCGCGGGCACGTTGTCCGGCAACTCCGGCGACCTGTTCAAGACCGTCGAGAACCTCGGCTCCTTCTCCCAGACGCTGGTGAACAGCGATTCGCAGGTCCGCGACTTCGAGCGGCAGCTCGCCGACGTCAGCGGATTCCTCGCGGGGGAGAAGGACAACCTCGCCGCGACGGTCAAGCAGCTGTCGGACACGCTCACCGCGGTCCAGGCGTTCATCGAGAAGAACCGTGACCGACTCAAGTCCAATGTGGACAAACTGGCCAGCGTGACCAAGGTGCTCGTGGACCAGCGCGGCGCGCTCGCCGAGATCCTCGACGTCGCCCCGGTCGGCCTCGGGAACCTGGTCAACACCTACAACGCCTCGTCGGGCACGCTCGACGCGCGGGCCAACCTCAACGAGCTCACCCAGCCGCCGCTGGTGATGGTGTGCAACCTGCTCAAGCAGACCCCGGACGCGCTCGACGCGCTGGGCGACGCGTGCAAGGGGATCGCCGGACTGGTCGACGGGCTGGTGCCGCTGCCGTCCATCGCGCAGGTGATCCAGTCCTCGCAGGCGGGCCAGTTGCCACCGCTTCCGCTGCCCATCGCGGGGCAGCTCTACGGATCGGCGGCCAAGTGATGAAGAAACTTGCTTTCGCGGCCGTCGGGACCGTCGCGGCGCTGACGTTGAGCGGCTGCGGGTTCAGCGGGATCTACGACGTCCCGCTGCCCGGTGGCGCCGAACTCGGCGACCACCCGTACACGGTCAAAGTGCAGTTCCGGGACGTCCTCGACCTGACCCCGCAGGCCGGGGTGAAGGTCAACGAGGTCTCCATCGGCCGTGTCGAAGCGATCGGGCTGACCCAGGACGGCTGGAACGCCGAAGTCACCCTCCGGGTGAACGGCGACGTGAAGCTGCCGTCGAACGCGCTGGCCAACGTCAAGCAGTCGAGCCTCCTCGGCGAGAAGTACGTCGAGCTGGCCGCGCCCGCCGACGGGCAGGGCAAACTCGCCGACAACGCGGTGATCCCGCTGGCCCGCACGAACCGCAGCGTCGAGGTCGAGGAACTGCTCGGCGCGCTTTCGCTGCTCCTCAACGGTGGTGGCGTCGACCAGCTCAACACCATCACCAAGGAACTCAACAACGCCACCAGCGGCCGCTCGCCGGAGCTCAAGGCGCTGCTGAACAACACCAACGAGCTGGTCTCGAACCTGGACAGGCAGTCCGCGAACATCACGCGGGCGCTCGACGGGCTGAACCGGCTCTCGCTCACCCTGAACGGTCAGAAGGACAAGCTGGTCGGCGCGGTCGACAACCTCGGCCCCGGCCTCGGCGTGCTGGAACAGCAGCGCGGCCAGCTGGTGACCATGCTGAACGCGCTCAACAGCCTCTCCGGGGTCGCCGTCGACACGGTGAACAAGAGCAAGGAAGACCTCGTCGCCGACCTCAAGGCGCTTCAGCCGACGCTGCAGAAGCTCGGCGAGGCTGGCTCGGATCTGCCCAAGGCCCTGGAGATCCTGTTGACCTTCCCGTTCAGCGACGCCGCGTACGACGGGGTCAAGGGCGACTACTTCAACCTGTTCGCGAAGGTCGACCTGAACCTGAACGAGATCCTCAAGAACCTCGGCCGCAGCCGGCAGAACCCGCTCCAGGACGTCATCCCGGTGCCGGGGCTGACCGGCGGGACCGAAGGGCCGGGCGTGAACCCGCCGCTGCCGATCCCCGACAGTGTCGGCGGGACCCAGGCAGGCGGCCAGGCGAGCGTGCCGCAGGGCGGCGGGAAGCCGCAACAGACCGGACCCGCCGGGATCTTCGGCCTGCTGTCGGGAGGTGCCGGCTGATGCTGGTCCGTAGGACGAAAATCCAGCTGGTCGCGTTCGCGATCATCTCCGTGGTCTTCATCGTGTACGCGCTGATCCGGTTCGCCGGGCTCGGCCAGGTCTTCGGCGACGAGGGCTACACGGTGAAAATGCAGCTCAAGCAGTCCGGCGGCATCTTCGAGAACGCCGAGGTCACCTACCGGGGCTTCAACATCGGCCGGGTCGGCCAGCTGCGCCTGACCAAGACCGGCCTGGAAGCCGACCTCAACATCGCGCCGGACGCCCCGCAGGTGCCCGCCGATCTGGACGCCGTGGTCGCGAACCGGTCGGCGGTCGGCGAGCAGTTCGTCGACCTGCGGCCCAAGAGCGAGAACGGGCCGTTCCTCAACGCGAGCTCGGTCATCCCGGCAGACAAGGTCAAGACGCCGGTGCCCACCGAACAGCTCATCGGCGACCTCGACAGCCTCGCGGCGTCGGTGCCGACCGACTCGCTGCGCAAGGTCGTCGACGAGTCGTACAACGCCTTCAACGGCACCGGCCCGGACCTGCAGCGGCTGCTCGACACCGCGCGGAGCTTCACCGCGACCGCGCAGGAGTACCTGCCGCAGACCGTCCAGCTGCTGGAAAAGGGCGGACAGGTCCTCGAAACGCAGAACGACATGGCGAGCTCGATGAAGTCGTTCAGCGCGGATCTCAACAAGCTGTCCGGCACGCTGAAGAACTCCGACGCCGACATCCGGAAGCTGATCGGGATCACCCCGCAGGTGGCGAACCAGATCAGCTCGGTGCTCGCCGAATCCGGACCGGGGCTGGGCGCGCTGACGGCGAACCTGCTCACGACGTCGAATCTGCTGGTGACCCGGCTGGACGGGCTGGAGCAGGGCCTGGTGACGTACCCGATGCTGGCCGCGGGCGCGAACAGCGTCGCCAACGACGGCACCGCGCACCTGGGTCTCGCGCTCAACCTGTTCAACCCGCCTTCGTGCACCAAGGGCTACATCGGCCTCGACAAGTACCGCGAAGGCACCGACACGACGGTTCGCCCGCCGAAGGACGACGCGTACTGCGCCGAGCCGAAGGGCAGCCCGATCAACGTGCGCGGTTCGCAGAACGTGCCGTACAACGGGGTCCCGCAGATCCCGACCGAAGGCGACGTCGCGAAGAACGCCGGCCGGTCCGCCGAGGAACTGGCGGCCCTGCGCGCGGCACAGGGTATGCCGAGCGTCCTGCAGAGCCCCGGTGTCAGCCTGGCCAGCCTGGGTGCGCTGCTGGGCCTGCCCGGCTGAGCCCGAGACCGTATACCTACCCTGGAGTGTCATGAGTTCTTCTCGATCGCGGACCCTGGTCCTCGGGGCGGCCGCCTTCGCCCTGGCCGCCTTCGTCGCCGCGGCGATCTTCGGTGTCCAGTGGGCCGTGGCCGCGTCGGACGACAACGCCGACCTGGCGCGCTCGCGGGACGCGGTGGCCGATGCGGGCGGCCGCGCGATCAAGGCGTACACCGAGGTCGACTTCGAGAACCTCGACGCGTTCTTCAACCAGCAGAAGGCCGTCTCCGACGACAAGATGAGCCAGCAGCTGGCGCAGCTGGAGCCGACCTACCGCAAGGCGCTCAGCGACGCGAAGACCAAGGTCGCGACCACGATCCAGGACATCGCGGTCGAGGAACTCGACGACCACGAGGGCAAGGCGAGCTTCCTCGCCGCCATCACCACCCAGGTCACCCAGGGCGACAAGTCGAGCTCGAAGGCGTTGCGCCTGGAGGTCTCGATGACACGGGTCGGCGATGAGTGGAAGTTGTCCGGGATCGACAACGTGCCCCTCGTCGCGGCCGGTCAGTAAGCGCGTCACCTAGAACGGAGCCTCGTAGTGCCCCCCTCCCGTCGCCAGCCCCCTCGCAGCACTCCACCGGTGCGCCGCCCACGGGTGGCCGGTCTGCGGCGGCCCCCTTCCGCTCCCGAGGCCCCCGCCTCGGAGGTCTCTGCTTCGGAAGTCTCTGTCTCGGAGGTCGACGAGACGCCGGTGCGCCGTCCGTCGCCGCGGCCCGCTCCGCGCCCGGCGCCTGAGCCTGAGCCTGCCGAGTCCTCTGAGGACGTTGCTGACGTTGCTGAGGCTGTCGAGACCGTCGAGGAGCCCACGGAGGTCGAAGAGGCTCCCGAAGAAGAGGTCGTCGCGAAGCCGAGCCCGCGTGCGAAGACGCGTGCGGTCGCCGAGCAGAAGCCGGACGACATCGAAGAGGCCGAAGCCGCGATCGCTTCCGAGCCTGCCGAGCCTGCTGAGGCTTCCGAGGTCGAGAAGAAGCCGGGCTCCGGCAAGCTGATCCTGGCGTGCGCGCTGGTCGTCATCGGGCTGCTGCTGGCCGCGACCGCGGTGCTGTTCAAGATCCAGGCCGACGACGTGTCCAGCTCGACGGACAACACGGCGCTGCTGGACGTCGCGAAGACCGCGCAGGTCAAGGACCAGGTCGCGAAGGCGACCGAGGCGCTGTTCTCGTACGACTACAAGAACATCTCGAAGACCGAGACCGCGGCGGGCGACCTGCTGGTCAACGACGAGGTGCGGGCGAAGTACAACCTGCTGATGGGCGAGGTCAAGCGGCTGGCCCCGCAGCAGAAGATGGTCGTGACCTGCAAGGTCACCCGCAGCGCCGTCATCCGGCTGGAAGGCGACCGGGCCGACGTTATGGTGTTCGTCGACCAGAGCTCGACGCGGGCCGACACGAACAAGACCACCGCCGGGAGCGCGCAGCTGCATTTGAACGCGGAGCTGCAGGGCGACAAGTGGAAGATCACGGCGATGAACACCTACGCCGCTCCGCCGAACCCGGCGGCCTCCCAGGCCTCCGCTTCACCCCCCGCCTCCCCGGCCCCCTCCAAGTAGCGCCCCCGGATCGCGTTTAGCCCGCTAAACGCGATCCGGCCCCCTGGACCGGAGCTTGAAGCTCGCCGTCCGCGCCTTCTTGGCCATCGCCCGGTCCGGATGCTCCGCGCCGACCACGTCCAGGAGCTCGCGGGTGGCCGGGTGGCCGGAGGACGTCAGCAGGTCGACCACGTCGAAGCCGTCGTCCAGGTCGGCGAGCTGATGGACGAACGAGCCGAGCACGTGCATGGCCGCGTAGTGGTCGGTCATCCCGATGGCGACTTCGTCGCGGGTGACCGTTTCGCGCCGGATCGCTCCCCGCTCGGACAGCCACATCGCGGCGACCGCGCCGGGCAGGCCGCCCTCGGCGCGGACTCCGGCCGCGGCTTCGATACCGGGCTCGCCGGTGGCCCCGAGCACGACCAGGGCGAACAGTCGCCCCTCGGGACGCTTCGTGGTCCGGAGGAACTCACTCGCTTCCTCGATCGTGGCGGAGGGCGATCGGTGCCGGGCCCAGGCCTTCAGCTCGGCGTCCATGATCGACGGTGCGGTGCCGATGAGGCCCGAACACAGGCTGTCGAGACTTTCGTCCGCGGATTCACCGACGACCGGCGCGTCCACCCCGGCCGCGCGGAGTTCCCGGTTGATCGCCCATACGGCGATCGGGGTGAGCCAGATCATCGCCGGTGACGGGCTGGGATCGCCCGTGACCTTGGTGACCGCCGCGAGTTCGGCCGGATCCGCGACGCCCTGATGGAGGGCGCCGAGCCGTTCCAGGAGGTCCAGCGTGACCGCCACCGCGTGACGTGTCGACTCGCCCGGTTCGAGGCCGAGCAGCGCCGCCAAGACCTCGGGGAGGAGGTCGACGGGAATCGGGGTCGGACCCGATCCGTAGAGCGTGAAAGCGATCGTCGAGACCAGCCGGGGAAGCATCAGGTCGAAACCTGGAGGCAGGTCGCCGTCCTCGGCGATGAAGACGGGGCCGGTTTCGCCGATCGTCAGATACGCCCGCTCCCAGAGCTCGACAGGGCTGTCGAGGAGGTTCGCGTTCTCCTCGACGGCTACGTGCGCTCCGTCGACGACGCGGACCAGCCCGCAGGCCTCGGCCCAGCGGGGGATCAGCGCGTTGTCAGGTTCGCCGGGCTCGCCCAAAGCGGCGACGTAGCGGCGAAGGTCCTTCAGGACGAGGCTCTGCTCCGCGGCGACCCGCAGCTCGGCCTCCGTGGGCAGAACAGCCGCGCGCATCGGCGGCGGCGCGTCGGACTCGGGCCTCTGCTCGGTCATGCCTCCAGTCTCGCAGTGTCGGCCGGATCGACTTTCGCCCCCTAATCGCGATCCGGGGGCCTTCCTGTGCGCCGCACCAGCCAGCCCACCGGCCACAGCCGCCACAGGCCCCCAGCGGCCTCGGAGCGCCCCGCTCCGACCCGGTGACTCTGGGGAACACCCCACCGGCGGGATCGCGTTTAGCCCGCTAAACGCAGGTCGGCGCCCCAGCGTCGTCACCTGCGGGTACCGGGCGGTAACCAGGATGATCGTCCTGTGAAGCGTCCTGCGCGGAGCCACTTCCACGCTGCGCCAACCGGCGGGACCACCGCGCGGCATCTTGACTCAGAGCCCCTGTGGGGTCACGCTTACTGGCAACGGTGAGAACCGGCGGTGCCCTTGCGGGAGGGACGGTCCGGGGAAGCCAGGAGAGGCATACCTGAAGACGTTGCGATGCAGGCTGGGCCCCATCGGGAGCGCCCCCTGGACAGACCGCGACGTTCGGGCTAGACTGCTTCTTTGCGCTGCCCTCTTTCAGGCTGCCCGGAGCCGGTAGTTAGGATAGTGGGCACACGGCACCCTTGACAGTCCGCATCAGCTGTTGCTGACGCGGCTGCTCACCGCTCATTGTCCCCGGAAGGACGCATCTTGGCAGTCTCTCCCGCGAACCAGGCCACTGCTGCGACCACCTCGGCTGTATCTCGCTCGGAGTCCACGGGAATCCCCGGAGCCCCCAAACGGGTCTCCTTCGCAAAGATTCGCGAGCCGCTCAGCACCCCGAACCTGCTCGACGTGCAGATCAGGTCCTTTGAATGGTTCACCGGCGACGAGGCGTGGTTCGAACGCCGCGTCGAAGAAGGTGAAGAAAACCCGGTCGGCGGCCTGGAAGAGGTCCTCAACGAGATCTCGCCGATCGAAGACTTCTCCGGATCCATGTCGCTGTCCTTCTCCGACCCGCGCTTCGACGAGGTCAAGGCCTCCGTCGAGGAGTGCAAGGACAAGGACATGACGTACGCGGCCCCGCTGTTCGTGACCGCCGAGTTCGTGAACAACAACACCGGCGAGATCAAGAGCCAGACGGTCTTCATGGGCGACTTCCCGGTGATGACCGACAAGGGCACCTTCGTCATCAACGGCACCGAGCGTGTCGTCGTGTCCCAGCTGGTCCGTTCGCCCGGTGTGTACTTCGACACCAGCGTCGACAAGACCACGGACAAGGACGTCTTCAACGTCCGCGTCATCCCGAGCCGGGGTGCCTGGCTCGAGTTCGACGTCGACAAGCGCGACACCGTCGGCGTCCGCATCGACCGCAAGCGCCGCCAGCCGGTCACCGTGCTGCTGAAGGCGCTCGGCTGGACCACCGAGGCGATCCGCGAGCGTTTCTCGTTCTCCGAGACGCTGCTCGCCACCCTCGAGAAGGACCACACCGCCGGCACCGACGAGGCGCTCCTCGACATCTACCGCAAGCTGCGTCCGGGCGAACCCCCCACCAAGGAGAGCGCGCAGACGCTGCTGGAGAACCTGTTCTTCAAGCCGAAGCGCTACGACCTGGCCAAGGTCGGCCGGTACAAGGTCAACAAGAAGCTCGCCCTGACCACGCCGTACGACACCGGGACGCTGACCGAAGAGGACATCGTCTCGACGATCGAGTACCTGGTCCGCCTGCACGCGGGCGAGGACAAGGTCACCGTCGGCGACCAGACCATCCCGGTCGAGACCGACGACATCGACCACTTCGGCAACCGTCGTCTCCGCACCGTCGGCGAGCTCATCCAGAACCAGATCCGCGTGGGTCTGTCCCGGATGGAGCGCGTCGTCCGCGAGCGGATGACCACCCAGGACGTCGAAGCGATCACGCCGCAGACCCTGATCAACATCCGCCCCGTCGTGGCGGCGATCAAGGAGTTCTTCGGTACTTCGCAGCTGTCGCAGTTCATGGACCAGAACAACCCGCTGTCGGGGCTGACGCACAAGCGTCGTCTGTCCGCCCTCGGCCCCGGCGGTCTGTCGCGTGAGCGCGCCGGCATGGAGGTCCGTGACGTCCACCCGTCGCACTACGGCCGCATGTGCCCGATCGAGACGCCGGAAGGCCCGAACATCGGCCTGATCGGTTCGCTCTGCTCGTACGCACGGGTCAACCCGTTCGGTTTCATCGAGACCCCGTACCGCAAGGTCGTCGAGGGTCGCGTCACCGACCAGGTCGACTACCTCACCGCGGACGAGGAAGACCGCTTCGTGAAGGCGCAGGCGAACGCGCCGATCTCGGACGACGGCACCTTCGTCGAAGATCGCGTCCTGGTCCGTAAGAAGGGCGGCGAGGTCGAGCTGATCGACCCGCTCGACGTGGACTACATGGACGTCTCGCCGCGGCAGATGGTCTCGGTCGCGACGGCGATGATCCCGTTCCTCGAGCACGACGACGCGAACCGCGCGCTGATGGGCGCGAACATGCAGCGTCAGGCCGTTCCGCTGCTGCGCAACCAGGCGCCGTACGTCGGCACCGGTGTGGAGCTGCGCGCCGCGGTCGACGCCGGTGACGTGCTCGTCGCCGAGCAGTCCGGTGTCGTCGAGGAGCTCTCGGCCGACCTGATCACGATCATGCACGACGACGGCACGCGGAAGAGCTACGGACTGTACAAGTTCCGCCGCTCCAACCACGGCACCTGCTTCAACCACCGCCCGATCGTCAACGAGGGCGACCGGGTCGAGCAGGGTCAGGTCATCGCCGACGGCCCGTCCACCGAGAACGGTGAGATGGCGCTCGGCAAGAACCTGCTCGTCGCGGTCATGCCGTGGGAGGGCCACAACTACGAAGACGCGATCATCCTCTCCGAGCGCCTGGTGCAGGACGACGTGCTCACGTCGATCCACATCGAGGAGCACGAGATCGACGCCCGCGACACCAAGCTGGGCGCCGAGGAGATCACACGGGACATCCCGAACGTCTCCGAGGAGGTCCTCGCCGACCTCGACGAGCGCGGCATCATCCGCATCGGTGCCGAGGTCCGCGACGGCGACATCCTGGTCGGCAAGGTCACGCCCAAGGGTGAGACCGAGCTGACCCCGGAAGAGCGTCTGCTCCGCGCGATCTTC
This window encodes:
- a CDS encoding MCE family protein, which encodes MRGLLAPLIKLCVFVVVTVLFTTILGISIANINTTSTNAYKARFSDATLLLPNDDVRIAGVRVGQVKDVRIVDRRQAEVEFEVDAGRKLPAGVTAQIKFRNLVGQRYVSLGQGTDSSGKNLAPGGNIPLERTTPALDLTQLFNGFKPLFTALNPDDINKLSYEVIQVLQGEGGTIESLLKHTASLATTISDKDQVIGEVIDNLNSVLDTVNAHTPQLNDLIVKLQQLVSGLAADREPIGDAIDSLGTLAQTTSGLLGEAREPLKQDIAALGTLTKNLNDSQPIVEHFIQFLPQKVTALTRTADYGSWFNFFACELKGAVALPPLINAPIDLPLLPVNRARCTA
- a CDS encoding MCE family protein; translated protein: MKSFQKRNPIPIALVGISVLLLGFLAALNSEDLPVIGGGTTYTADFSEASGLQQDNDVRVAGVKVGKISDIKLDGDKVRVSFKVKDAWLGDKTSAAIKIKTVLGQKYLALDPQGQRTLDPSATIPRERTASPFDVLDAFRGLSQTVDDIDTTQLAKSFDVITETFADTPADVKGALNGLSRLSDTIAKRDSQLSSLLANTRQVSQTLVDRDAEFQKLLADGNKLLGEVSRRKDAITALLDGSRNLATQLKGLVDDNDAQLDPVLTQLDQLTSMLQRNQDALGQGVARFAPFIRVFTNTIGNGRWFDNYICGLVLPSFGPINDKGCYEK
- a CDS encoding MCE family protein gives rise to the protein MSTRLGSSLARGFTIAIVLALVVAGALWWTLKDAGRNHVTAYFAGAVGLYEGNSVRMLGVDMGTVTKIQPMGNQVRVELEYDRSVAVPADAKAIIVSPSLVSDRYVQLAPAYKGGARIADGAVIGLDRTEVPLEVDELAASLSRVSKSLGPNGANKNGSLSNLLDTAAKNFDGNGQALHDTITKLGQAAGTLSGNSGDLFKTVENLGSFSQTLVNSDSQVRDFERQLADVSGFLAGEKDNLAATVKQLSDTLTAVQAFIEKNRDRLKSNVDKLASVTKVLVDQRGALAEILDVAPVGLGNLVNTYNASSGTLDARANLNELTQPPLVMVCNLLKQTPDALDALGDACKGIAGLVDGLVPLPSIAQVIQSSQAGQLPPLPLPIAGQLYGSAAK
- a CDS encoding MCE family protein translates to MKKLAFAAVGTVAALTLSGCGFSGIYDVPLPGGAELGDHPYTVKVQFRDVLDLTPQAGVKVNEVSIGRVEAIGLTQDGWNAEVTLRVNGDVKLPSNALANVKQSSLLGEKYVELAAPADGQGKLADNAVIPLARTNRSVEVEELLGALSLLLNGGGVDQLNTITKELNNATSGRSPELKALLNNTNELVSNLDRQSANITRALDGLNRLSLTLNGQKDKLVGAVDNLGPGLGVLEQQRGQLVTMLNALNSLSGVAVDTVNKSKEDLVADLKALQPTLQKLGEAGSDLPKALEILLTFPFSDAAYDGVKGDYFNLFAKVDLNLNEILKNLGRSRQNPLQDVIPVPGLTGGTEGPGVNPPLPIPDSVGGTQAGGQASVPQGGGKPQQTGPAGIFGLLSGGAG
- a CDS encoding MCE family protein → MLVRRTKIQLVAFAIISVVFIVYALIRFAGLGQVFGDEGYTVKMQLKQSGGIFENAEVTYRGFNIGRVGQLRLTKTGLEADLNIAPDAPQVPADLDAVVANRSAVGEQFVDLRPKSENGPFLNASSVIPADKVKTPVPTEQLIGDLDSLAASVPTDSLRKVVDESYNAFNGTGPDLQRLLDTARSFTATAQEYLPQTVQLLEKGGQVLETQNDMASSMKSFSADLNKLSGTLKNSDADIRKLIGITPQVANQISSVLAESGPGLGALTANLLTTSNLLVTRLDGLEQGLVTYPMLAAGANSVANDGTAHLGLALNLFNPPSCTKGYIGLDKYREGTDTTVRPPKDDAYCAEPKGSPINVRGSQNVPYNGVPQIPTEGDVAKNAGRSAEELAALRAAQGMPSVLQSPGVSLASLGALLGLPG
- a CDS encoding DNA-directed RNA polymerase subunit beta, which gives rise to MAVSPANQATAATTSAVSRSESTGIPGAPKRVSFAKIREPLSTPNLLDVQIRSFEWFTGDEAWFERRVEEGEENPVGGLEEVLNEISPIEDFSGSMSLSFSDPRFDEVKASVEECKDKDMTYAAPLFVTAEFVNNNTGEIKSQTVFMGDFPVMTDKGTFVINGTERVVVSQLVRSPGVYFDTSVDKTTDKDVFNVRVIPSRGAWLEFDVDKRDTVGVRIDRKRRQPVTVLLKALGWTTEAIRERFSFSETLLATLEKDHTAGTDEALLDIYRKLRPGEPPTKESAQTLLENLFFKPKRYDLAKVGRYKVNKKLALTTPYDTGTLTEEDIVSTIEYLVRLHAGEDKVTVGDQTIPVETDDIDHFGNRRLRTVGELIQNQIRVGLSRMERVVRERMTTQDVEAITPQTLINIRPVVAAIKEFFGTSQLSQFMDQNNPLSGLTHKRRLSALGPGGLSRERAGMEVRDVHPSHYGRMCPIETPEGPNIGLIGSLCSYARVNPFGFIETPYRKVVEGRVTDQVDYLTADEEDRFVKAQANAPISDDGTFVEDRVLVRKKGGEVELIDPLDVDYMDVSPRQMVSVATAMIPFLEHDDANRALMGANMQRQAVPLLRNQAPYVGTGVELRAAVDAGDVLVAEQSGVVEELSADLITIMHDDGTRKSYGLYKFRRSNHGTCFNHRPIVNEGDRVEQGQVIADGPSTENGEMALGKNLLVAVMPWEGHNYEDAIILSERLVQDDVLTSIHIEEHEIDARDTKLGAEEITRDIPNVSEEVLADLDERGIIRIGAEVRDGDILVGKVTPKGETELTPEERLLRAIFGEKAREVRDTSLKVPHGETGKVIGIRVFSREDDDELPPGVNELVRVYVAQKRKIQPGDKLAGRHGNKGVIGKILPAEDMPFMEDGTPVDIILNTHGVPRRMNIGQVLELHLGWLASQGWKIEGNPDWAKNLNEELYDVDPGTNTATPVFDGAKEEELTGLLAATKPNRDGERMVKQNGKATLLDGRSGEPYPYPVSVGYMYILKLHHLVDDKIHARSTGPYSMITQQPLGGKAQFGGQRFGEMECWAMQAYGAAYTLQELLTIKSDDVVGRVKVYEAIVKGENIPEPGIPESFKVLLKELQSLCLNVEVLSSDGAAIEMRDSDDEDLERAAANLGINLSRNESPSVDDVVH